A single genomic interval of Bradyrhizobium sp. AZCC 1693 harbors:
- a CDS encoding TonB-dependent siderophore receptor, with translation MNACLKTAGWFGAALPMLAAMIDATPAEAQSSARELPAVVVDQPSRSPAARSRPAPKRQSASAASRRAAQRAQTPPDAAAAAGARAETATGPVRGYLAGQSGTGTKTDTPLRETPQSITVVTADRVTDQGALTVQESLRYVPGVFADAYGPDSRGDYPRIRGQDPNIYLDGTRVVNTFQFNEWRPDPYTLERIEVLRGPASVLYGDTSTAGLLNLVSKRPQAESFNEVGVQYGSFNRKQVQLDSTGNLTKDGEWLYRFIGVFRDSNSQTDYVKDDRIVLAPSLTWRPTNNTNWTVLGTYQKDKTGSSTAFLPHEGTLFPGRNGLIPVRRFAGEPGFDKYQTETGAISSLFEHSFGDALKIRQNMRYTHVEGIYRTMYPDLTIDPANPDSPFLDPSRRTVARSIWSRETVKDSLTSDSNAELKMLTGPVAHKLLFGVDYRELRERARSAFASDPTPFDLYAPVYTGVTPPTLSPEPDLRQSQLGLYVQDQMRLGPWLAIVGLRQDYVTSDVVGSPVENTKATTGRAGLMYELPFGLTPYVSYAQSFNPNFGSGVCVGVCVASRGEQVEFGFKYNPFAGTAINGAVFDTTEKNRLATDPNGSPFSVQTGKVRIRGAELEVITRVTPDLDLIGAYAYVNAIVESGDNAGKHVETVPEHQASLWAKYRLTALGLQGVTIGGGVRYIGESWDGADLIRTPDYTLFDAMIRYETGPWRFQVNASNLADKRHVTTCLARGDCFFGIGRTVLGSATYRF, from the coding sequence ATGAATGCATGCTTGAAGACCGCGGGATGGTTCGGCGCCGCGCTGCCGATGCTCGCCGCGATGATCGATGCGACGCCGGCGGAAGCGCAATCGTCCGCGCGGGAATTGCCGGCAGTTGTCGTCGACCAGCCCTCACGTTCGCCGGCCGCGCGGTCGCGCCCCGCACCCAAAAGGCAATCCGCGTCTGCGGCGAGCCGTCGCGCAGCCCAGCGCGCGCAGACGCCGCCGGATGCCGCGGCCGCCGCAGGCGCGCGCGCTGAAACGGCGACCGGACCGGTGCGCGGTTATCTCGCGGGCCAGAGCGGCACCGGCACCAAGACCGACACGCCGCTGCGCGAAACCCCGCAATCGATCACGGTGGTTACCGCCGACCGCGTCACCGACCAGGGTGCGCTCACCGTGCAGGAATCGCTGCGCTACGTGCCGGGCGTGTTCGCCGACGCCTACGGTCCGGATTCGCGCGGCGACTATCCGCGCATTCGCGGCCAGGATCCGAACATCTATCTCGACGGCACCCGCGTGGTGAACACGTTCCAGTTCAACGAATGGCGGCCCGATCCCTACACGCTGGAGCGCATCGAAGTGCTGCGCGGCCCGGCATCGGTGCTGTATGGCGACACCTCGACGGCAGGCCTGTTGAACCTGGTCTCGAAGCGTCCGCAGGCGGAAAGCTTCAACGAGGTCGGCGTGCAGTATGGCAGCTTCAACCGCAAGCAGGTGCAACTCGACTCGACCGGCAACCTGACCAAGGACGGCGAGTGGCTGTACCGCTTCATCGGTGTATTCCGCGACAGCAACTCGCAGACCGATTACGTCAAGGACGACCGCATCGTGCTGGCGCCGTCACTGACCTGGCGGCCGACCAACAACACCAACTGGACTGTGCTCGGCACCTATCAGAAGGACAAGACCGGCTCTTCGACCGCGTTCCTGCCGCATGAAGGGACGCTGTTTCCTGGTCGCAACGGCCTGATTCCGGTGCGGCGATTCGCCGGCGAGCCCGGCTTCGACAAATACCAGACCGAGACCGGCGCGATCTCGAGCCTGTTCGAGCACAGCTTTGGCGATGCGCTGAAAATTCGCCAGAATATGCGCTATACTCATGTCGAGGGCATCTATAGAACGATGTATCCGGATTTGACTATCGATCCAGCCAATCCGGATTCTCCGTTTCTTGATCCCAGCAGACGCACTGTGGCGCGCAGCATCTGGAGCCGCGAGACGGTCAAGGACAGCCTGACCTCCGACAGCAATGCCGAACTCAAGATGCTAACGGGTCCGGTTGCGCACAAGCTGTTGTTTGGCGTCGATTACCGCGAACTCAGGGAACGCGCGCGATCTGCCTTCGCCAGCGATCCCACGCCATTTGATCTCTACGCGCCGGTTTACACCGGCGTGACTCCGCCAACGCTGTCGCCCGAACCGGATTTGCGCCAAAGCCAGCTCGGGCTTTATGTGCAGGACCAGATGCGGCTGGGGCCATGGCTGGCCATCGTCGGGCTACGCCAGGATTACGTCACCAGCGACGTCGTGGGATCGCCGGTGGAGAACACCAAGGCGACCACCGGCCGCGCCGGGCTGATGTATGAACTGCCGTTCGGGCTGACGCCTTATGTCTCCTACGCACAGTCGTTCAATCCGAACTTCGGCAGCGGCGTCTGCGTCGGCGTCTGCGTAGCCTCGCGCGGTGAGCAGGTGGAATTCGGCTTCAAGTACAATCCGTTTGCCGGCACGGCGATCAACGGAGCAGTCTTCGACACCACCGAGAAGAACAGGTTGGCAACCGACCCCAACGGTTCTCCGTTCTCGGTCCAGACCGGCAAGGTGCGGATTCGGGGTGCCGAACTCGAGGTGATCACCCGCGTGACGCCGGACCTCGATCTGATCGGCGCCTACGCCTACGTCAATGCGATTGTCGAAAGCGGCGACAACGCCGGCAAGCATGTCGAAACCGTTCCCGAACATCAGGCCTCGCTATGGGCGAAGTACCGACTCACCGCGCTCGGCCTGCAGGGCGTCACGATCGGCGGTGGCGTGCGTTACATCGGCGAATCCTGGGACGGCGCCGACCTCATCCGCACACCTGACTACACGCTGTTCGACGCGATGATCCGCTATGAGACCGGGCCGTGGCGGTTTCAGGTCAACGCCAGCAACCTTGCCGACAAACGGCATGTCACCACCTGCCTCGCGCGCGGCGACTGCTTCTTCGGCATCGGCCGCACTGTGCTGGGGAGCGCGACGTACAGGTTCTAG
- a CDS encoding TetR/AcrR family transcriptional regulator produces the protein MVASTPNTIHPFGEEDSSKRRQILDGARKVFMDLGFDGASMNEIARAAGVSKGTLYVYFADKSRLFEAIVEDEALEKGKIAYNLDPRRDVETTLREFGRTYIGTMCRPGGGSSIRTVMAIAERMPEVGRRFYENVLAKTINRLAEYLQAHVQPNDLAIDDCQLAAAQFMQMCQATLFLPFVFQAEPAPSAELIARVVDSATRIFLQTYRAKPK, from the coding sequence ATGGTTGCATCCACACCAAACACGATTCATCCCTTTGGCGAGGAAGACAGTTCGAAGCGCCGGCAGATTTTGGACGGCGCGCGAAAGGTGTTCATGGATCTGGGCTTTGATGGGGCCAGCATGAACGAGATCGCGCGCGCCGCCGGCGTCTCCAAGGGCACGCTCTACGTCTACTTCGCCGACAAGAGCCGGCTGTTCGAAGCCATCGTCGAGGACGAAGCGCTCGAAAAGGGCAAGATCGCATACAATCTCGACCCCAGGCGCGATGTCGAAACCACGCTGCGGGAATTTGGCCGCACCTACATCGGTACGATGTGCCGGCCAGGCGGCGGATCGTCGATCCGCACGGTGATGGCGATCGCCGAGCGGATGCCGGAGGTCGGCCGCCGGTTCTACGAGAACGTGCTGGCGAAGACGATCAACCGTCTCGCCGAATATCTGCAGGCGCATGTCCAGCCGAACGATCTGGCAATCGACGACTGCCAGCTTGCAGCAGCGCAGTTCATGCAGATGTGCCAGGCGACGCTGTTTCTGCCGTTCGTGTTTCAGGCAGAGCCGGCGCCATCGGCGGAACTCATCGCGCGCGTGGTCGACAGCGCGACGCGGATATTTTTGCAGACGTACCGGGCGAAGCCGAAGTGA
- a CDS encoding HlyD family secretion protein, which produces MAAARDQAARIVRETANGEAAPDAGAQLADQLRTHVTDETRRRPAEPPSGPVSEKPAAASADAAKPGKRKFIMIGVLGLLALAAIGYGAYFVLVGRFYVSTDDAYVRANNTTLGARVSGHVAAILPRDNSIVRGGDVIFRIDDGDYRIAVDAARSKIATQQATIDRIGRQVTALESAAEQAKAQLASADAALKRAGLDFDRQQTLSTKGFASRAAFEVSEASRDQGIAAVKSAQAAYDAARDNVEVTKAQQAEARAQLAELQTQLAKAERDLAFTSVRAPVDGAFSNRLVNTGDFIQAGQRLANVVPLNDVFIDANYKETQLKRIRPGQPVNISVDAYGHRKFAGVVDSISPAAGSVFTLLPPDNATGNFTKIVQRLPVRIRVPKDVAKQNLLRAGMSVYVTVDTREGAADADSEADLDAPGMVHPQ; this is translated from the coding sequence ATGGCCGCAGCGAGAGACCAGGCCGCACGCATCGTTCGCGAAACGGCGAACGGTGAAGCCGCACCTGACGCCGGTGCGCAGCTTGCGGACCAGTTGCGGACTCACGTTACGGATGAAACCCGGCGTCGCCCAGCGGAGCCGCCCAGCGGTCCCGTATCCGAAAAGCCAGCCGCAGCATCCGCCGATGCGGCGAAACCGGGCAAGCGCAAATTCATCATGATCGGCGTGCTCGGACTGCTCGCGCTGGCCGCGATCGGTTACGGCGCCTACTTCGTCCTGGTCGGGCGCTTCTATGTCTCGACCGACGACGCTTATGTTCGCGCCAACAACACCACGCTTGGCGCCCGGGTATCGGGCCATGTCGCGGCCATCCTGCCCCGCGACAATTCGATCGTTCGCGGCGGCGACGTGATTTTCAGGATCGATGACGGTGACTATCGCATCGCCGTGGATGCCGCGCGCAGCAAGATCGCGACCCAGCAAGCCACCATCGACCGCATCGGCCGTCAGGTCACGGCGCTCGAAAGCGCCGCGGAGCAGGCCAAGGCGCAGCTCGCTTCCGCGGACGCGGCGCTGAAGCGCGCCGGTCTCGACTTCGATCGCCAGCAGACGCTGAGCACCAAGGGTTTTGCCTCGCGCGCCGCCTTTGAAGTTTCAGAGGCCAGCCGCGATCAGGGCATCGCGGCGGTCAAATCGGCGCAAGCGGCTTACGACGCCGCGCGCGACAATGTCGAGGTGACGAAGGCACAGCAGGCCGAGGCCCGCGCGCAGCTTGCGGAATTGCAGACCCAGTTGGCCAAGGCGGAGCGCGACCTTGCCTTCACCTCGGTGCGCGCGCCGGTCGACGGCGCTTTCTCCAACCGCCTCGTCAATACCGGCGACTTCATCCAGGCCGGCCAGCGGCTCGCCAATGTGGTGCCGCTCAACGACGTCTTCATCGACGCCAACTACAAGGAAACCCAGCTCAAGCGGATCCGTCCCGGCCAGCCGGTGAATATCTCGGTCGACGCCTATGGCCACCGCAAGTTCGCGGGTGTCGTCGACAGCATTTCACCGGCGGCGGGCTCGGTGTTCACGCTGCTGCCGCCGGACAACGCCACTGGCAATTTCACCAAGATCGTGCAGCGGCTACCGGTTCGCATTCGCGTGCCGAAGGACGTCGCCAAGCAGAACCTGTTGCGCGCCGGCATGTCGGTCTATGTGACCGTCGATACCCGCGAGGGCGCGGCCGACGCCGACAGCGAGGCCGACCTCGATGCGCCCGGGATGGTTCATCCGCAGTAG
- a CDS encoding DHA2 family efflux MFS transporter permease subunit yields the protein MADATAASPSMNAAGDDRIPPRRLFAFLIMVFGMFMSILDIQVVSASLQQIQAGLSASSTEVSWVQTSYLIAEVIAIPLSGFLSRAFGTRLLFAISASGFTVASFFCGFASTIEQMILWRAIQGFLGAGMIPTVFASAYTVFPRSKFYIVGPIIGLVATLAPTIGPTVGGFITDMMSWHWLFFINIVPGIGITIGVWLLCDFDRPNFGLLEHFDWWGLLFMAGFLGTLEYVLEEGPQSQWLEDTSVAICAAICAVSAIAFFWRVLSAREPIVDVRTFTDRNFGVGCLISFCVGIGLYGLTYMYPRYLAEVRGYSPLMIGETMFVSGIAMFLTAPLVGRLMAKYDMRYLIAIGLVLFALGSYQMTWITKEYDFYELLIPQILRGAGMMLAMVPTNTIALGTLAPERVKNASGLFNLTRNLGGAVGLAVINQVLNERTDLHISRLHDRVTWGNATAVETLNMFTQRLQGMGDATLMAMKQLSQIVHRQAVVMGYGDAFFMLTVFYFGLSLFVMVLKKPSATVLGGDAH from the coding sequence ATGGCCGACGCCACCGCCGCATCGCCTTCCATGAACGCCGCGGGCGACGACCGCATTCCGCCGCGACGGCTGTTCGCGTTTCTCATCATGGTGTTCGGGATGTTCATGTCGATCCTGGACATCCAGGTCGTCTCGGCGTCGCTGCAGCAGATTCAGGCCGGCCTTTCCGCCAGCTCCACCGAAGTGTCGTGGGTGCAGACGTCCTACCTGATCGCCGAGGTGATCGCGATCCCGCTTTCCGGATTCCTGTCGCGCGCGTTCGGCACCCGTTTGCTGTTTGCGATTTCCGCCTCCGGCTTCACGGTCGCGAGCTTCTTCTGCGGCTTTGCCTCGACCATCGAGCAGATGATCCTGTGGCGCGCGATCCAGGGATTTTTGGGCGCGGGCATGATCCCCACCGTGTTCGCGTCCGCCTACACGGTGTTTCCGCGCTCGAAGTTCTACATCGTCGGGCCGATCATCGGGCTGGTCGCGACGCTGGCGCCGACGATCGGGCCGACCGTCGGCGGTTTCATTACGGACATGATGTCGTGGCACTGGCTGTTCTTCATCAACATCGTTCCCGGCATCGGCATCACCATCGGCGTATGGCTGCTGTGTGATTTCGACCGGCCCAATTTCGGGCTGCTCGAGCATTTCGACTGGTGGGGCCTGCTGTTCATGGCCGGTTTCCTCGGCACGCTCGAATATGTGCTGGAAGAGGGCCCGCAGTCGCAATGGCTGGAAGACACGTCGGTCGCCATCTGCGCGGCGATCTGTGCGGTTTCGGCGATCGCCTTCTTCTGGCGCGTGCTCAGCGCGCGGGAGCCGATCGTCGACGTCAGGACGTTTACCGATCGCAATTTCGGTGTCGGCTGCCTGATCTCGTTCTGTGTCGGCATCGGCCTTTACGGCCTAACCTACATGTATCCGCGTTACCTCGCCGAAGTGCGCGGCTACAGCCCGCTGATGATCGGCGAGACCATGTTCGTCTCTGGTATCGCCATGTTCCTCACCGCGCCGCTCGTGGGTCGGCTGATGGCGAAATACGACATGCGCTACCTGATCGCGATCGGTCTGGTGCTGTTCGCGCTCGGCTCCTATCAGATGACGTGGATCACGAAAGAGTATGATTTCTACGAATTGCTGATTCCGCAGATCCTGCGCGGCGCCGGCATGATGCTGGCGATGGTGCCGACCAACACGATCGCGCTCGGCACGCTGGCGCCGGAGCGGGTGAAGAACGCCTCGGGCCTGTTCAACCTGACGCGCAATCTCGGTGGCGCGGTGGGGCTGGCCGTCATCAACCAGGTGCTGAACGAGCGCACCGACCTGCACATCTCACGCCTGCACGACCGCGTCACCTGGGGCAACGCCACCGCGGTCGAGACGCTCAACATGTTCACCCAGCGCCTGCAGGGCATGGGCGATGCCACGCTGATGGCGATGAAGCAATTGTCGCAGATCGTGCACCGCCAGGCCGTGGTGATGGGTTATGGCGACGCCTTCTTCATGCTGACCGTGTTCTATTTCGGCCTCAGCCTGTTCGTGATGGTGTTGAAAAAGCCGTCCGCAACGGTGCTCGGCGGCGACGCGCATTGA
- a CDS encoding ABC transporter ATP-binding protein: MTVQTDKRPAAIRVVIPFVFRHWLQQPGRAAIVAGGLLGATAADLFMPIFSGRLVDALTLGASDAAARHAAFVAFGGIVALGLMSMILRLTGLQAIVPFTLKTMSDVSRDAFARVQRFSTDWHANSFAGSTVRKVTRGMWALDLLNDTILMALLPSLLVLVGSMILLGLHWPVLGAVIAVGTVIYVSMTMAFSVNYIAPAARVSNAWDTKVGGTLADALTCNAVVKSFGAEAREDARLAGVIGRWRTRVRRTWFRYNYTSTAQLVVLLCFRGSVIGGAILLWIAGRATPGDVTYVLTSYYIIHAYLRDVGMHINNLQRSVNDMEELVAIHGEPIGIADAPDAKPIDIQGGRIVFDDVTFHYGGHRVPLYDGLSVEVRAGERVGLVGRSGSGKTTFVKLVQRLYDVSGGKILIDGQDIAKATQHSLRSQIAIVQQEPILFHRTLAENIAYGRPGASMVAIEQAARLANAHDFILRLPKGYGTLVGERGVKLSGGERQRVALARAFLADAPVLILDEATSSLDSESEGLIQQAMERLMKGRTSIVIAHRLSTVRSLDRILVFDRGQIVEEGTHAALTARPGGVYRGLFELQATEFGRVSAAE; the protein is encoded by the coding sequence ATGACCGTTCAAACAGATAAACGTCCCGCGGCGATACGCGTGGTGATTCCATTCGTGTTCCGCCACTGGCTGCAACAGCCCGGCCGCGCCGCTATCGTCGCGGGCGGCCTGCTCGGCGCGACTGCGGCCGACCTGTTCATGCCGATCTTCTCCGGGCGCCTGGTCGATGCGCTGACCCTGGGCGCTTCGGATGCGGCGGCGCGGCATGCCGCGTTCGTTGCCTTCGGCGGGATCGTGGCGCTCGGCCTCATGTCGATGATCCTGCGGCTGACCGGCCTGCAGGCGATCGTGCCGTTCACGCTGAAGACGATGTCCGACGTGTCGCGCGACGCTTTCGCGCGCGTGCAGCGCTTCTCCACCGACTGGCACGCCAACTCATTTGCCGGCTCGACCGTGCGCAAGGTCACGCGCGGCATGTGGGCGCTCGACCTGCTCAACGACACCATCCTGATGGCGCTGTTGCCGTCGCTATTGGTGCTGGTGGGCTCGATGATCCTGCTCGGGCTGCACTGGCCGGTGCTGGGCGCGGTGATCGCGGTCGGCACGGTGATCTATGTCTCGATGACGATGGCGTTCTCGGTGAACTACATCGCCCCTGCCGCACGCGTCTCCAATGCATGGGACACCAAGGTTGGCGGCACGCTGGCGGATGCCTTGACCTGCAACGCGGTGGTGAAATCCTTCGGCGCGGAAGCGCGCGAGGACGCGCGGCTGGCCGGCGTCATCGGCCGCTGGCGCACGCGCGTGCGGCGGACCTGGTTCCGTTACAACTACACGAGCACGGCGCAGCTCGTCGTGTTGTTGTGCTTCCGCGGCTCGGTGATCGGCGGCGCGATCCTGCTGTGGATCGCCGGCCGCGCCACGCCGGGCGACGTCACCTATGTGCTGACGAGCTACTACATCATCCACGCCTACCTGCGGGACGTTGGGATGCACATCAACAATCTGCAGCGTTCGGTGAATGACATGGAGGAGTTGGTCGCGATCCATGGCGAGCCGATCGGCATTGCGGATGCGCCTGATGCGAAGCCGATCGACATCCAGGGCGGCCGCATCGTGTTCGACGACGTGACGTTCCATTACGGCGGCCATCGCGTGCCGCTGTATGACGGCCTGTCGGTGGAGGTCCGCGCCGGCGAGCGGGTCGGCCTGGTCGGCCGTTCCGGCTCCGGCAAGACCACGTTCGTCAAGCTGGTGCAGCGGCTGTACGACGTCAGTGGCGGCAAGATCCTGATCGACGGTCAGGACATCGCGAAAGCGACGCAGCATTCGCTGCGCAGCCAGATCGCGATCGTGCAGCAGGAGCCGATCCTGTTTCACCGCACGCTGGCGGAAAACATCGCCTATGGCAGGCCGGGCGCCAGCATGGTGGCAATCGAGCAGGCGGCGCGGCTTGCCAACGCGCACGACTTCATCCTGCGGCTGCCGAAAGGTTACGGCACGCTGGTCGGCGAACGCGGCGTCAAGCTGTCGGGCGGCGAGCGGCAGCGCGTCGCGCTGGCGCGGGCGTTCCTGGCGGACGCGCCGGTGCTGATCCTGGACGAGGCGACCTCGAGCCTCGATTCGGAATCGGAAGGCCTGATCCAGCAGGCGATGGAGCGGCTGATGAAGGGGCGCACCTCGATCGTGATCGCGCACCGGCTGTCGACGGTACGCAGCCTCGACCGCATCCTGGTGTTCGACCGCGGCCAGATCGTCGAGGAGGGAACGCACGCGGCGCTGACGGCGCGTCCGGGCGGCGTCTATCGCGGGCTGTTCGAGCTGCAGGCGACCGAGTTCGGCCGCGTCTCGGCGGCGGAGTGA
- a CDS encoding DMT family transporter, whose translation MSSPSSRERLGLLLGFVGMAIFGGTLPATRIAVAEIDPIALTSMRTAIAGLCSLALLLVLRRKLPPRALWPQLVIVMLCVAILFPLLMSLGMQRVDASHGGVVLGVLPIATALVAVAVTHERPRPLFWIASVAGAALVIMFALRQGGGALAAGDLLLFASVAVAAIGYAFSGRLTSQMPGWEVISWVLVIALPLSIPATALTMPADISQIAVRPWLGLLYVALFSQWIGFFAWNAGLATGGIARVSQIQLLQPFVTFALAAIFNAETITLQILLFAAAVVVTVAISTRTRERPRRRCRNAIANHLSWPHPDRSGPDTPQSVRLASFPTEWPEAARGPSSNDSP comes from the coding sequence ATGTCCTCTCCTTCGTCGCGCGAACGTCTCGGTCTGCTGCTGGGTTTTGTCGGCATGGCGATCTTCGGCGGCACGCTGCCGGCGACGCGGATCGCGGTTGCGGAAATTGATCCGATTGCACTGACTTCGATGCGCACCGCGATCGCCGGACTGTGTTCGCTGGCGCTCCTCCTGGTGTTGCGCCGCAAGCTGCCGCCCCGCGCGCTGTGGCCGCAGCTCGTGATCGTCATGCTCTGCGTCGCCATCCTGTTTCCGCTTCTGATGTCGCTCGGGATGCAGCGGGTCGACGCGTCGCATGGTGGCGTGGTGCTGGGCGTGCTGCCGATCGCCACCGCGCTCGTCGCGGTCGCCGTCACCCACGAACGGCCGCGGCCGCTGTTCTGGATCGCTTCGGTCGCCGGCGCCGCGCTGGTGATCATGTTTGCCTTGCGTCAAGGCGGCGGGGCGCTCGCGGCCGGCGACCTGCTTCTGTTCGCCTCCGTCGCGGTCGCCGCGATCGGCTATGCGTTCTCCGGCCGGCTCACCTCGCAGATGCCGGGCTGGGAAGTGATCAGCTGGGTACTGGTCATCGCGCTGCCGCTCTCGATTCCCGCGACCGCGCTGACCATGCCTGCTGACATCAGCCAGATCGCCGTGAGGCCATGGCTCGGGTTGCTCTATGTCGCGCTGTTCTCGCAATGGATCGGGTTCTTCGCATGGAACGCCGGCCTGGCAACGGGCGGCATCGCGCGGGTGTCGCAGATACAATTGCTGCAACCCTTCGTCACCTTTGCGCTGGCGGCGATCTTCAACGCCGAGACCATCACGCTGCAGATCCTGCTGTTCGCCGCCGCTGTCGTGGTGACGGTTGCGATCTCGACGCGCACGCGCGAAAGGCCGCGCCGGCGCTGCCGCAACGCGATCGCGAACCACCTCAGCTGGCCGCATCCTGATCGATCAGGGCCGGACACTCCGCAATCAGTTCGGCTCGCATCTTTTCCAACTGAATGGCCCGAAGCAGCGCGCGGGCCGTCTTCAAATGATTCACCTTGA
- a CDS encoding sulfite exporter TauE/SafE family protein translates to MDVATYAILIAGALAGGFVSGLAGFGTALMALGIWLYILPPAIAVPLVLICSVSSQISTLPSMWKLLDFKLALPFVAGGLLGMPIGALLVARADPQVFKLSVGVMLLVFPTALYFIRKPMAFRFGGRIADACVGFAGGILGGLAGLSGPLPTLWASIRGWTKDQRRGVFQIFNGTVLGAALILQIASGFVKTNVFWLALLAMPGTLIGARLGMRTYHALNDRNFYDVVLALLFLSGAGLVWSSIAPR, encoded by the coding sequence GTGGACGTCGCCACCTACGCGATTTTGATTGCCGGCGCACTTGCCGGCGGTTTCGTCTCCGGGCTTGCCGGTTTCGGCACGGCGCTGATGGCGCTGGGGATCTGGCTATACATCCTGCCGCCCGCGATTGCCGTGCCGCTGGTGCTGATCTGTTCGGTCAGCTCGCAGATCTCGACATTGCCGTCGATGTGGAAGCTGCTCGACTTCAAGCTGGCTCTGCCATTCGTGGCCGGCGGGCTCCTCGGCATGCCGATCGGGGCGCTGCTGGTCGCGCGCGCCGACCCGCAAGTTTTCAAGCTCAGCGTCGGCGTGATGCTGCTGGTGTTTCCGACCGCGCTCTATTTCATCCGCAAGCCGATGGCCTTTCGCTTCGGCGGCCGCATCGCCGACGCCTGCGTCGGATTTGCCGGCGGCATTCTCGGCGGCCTTGCCGGGCTGTCGGGCCCGCTTCCGACCCTGTGGGCCAGCATCCGCGGCTGGACCAAGGATCAGCGCCGCGGCGTTTTCCAGATTTTTAATGGCACCGTGCTCGGCGCCGCACTCATCCTTCAGATCGCCAGCGGCTTCGTCAAAACAAACGTCTTCTGGCTGGCGCTCCTGGCGATGCCCGGCACGCTGATCGGCGCCCGCCTCGGCATGCGCACCTACCACGCCTTGAACGACCGAAACTTCTACGACGTCGTGCTGGCGCTGTTGTTTCTGTCAGGCGCCGGATTGGTGTGGAGCAGCATTGCTCCGAGATAG
- a CDS encoding alpha/beta fold hydrolase, with protein sequence MSAPPSKTFLVCHGAWSAGWAWKKMHPLMQAAGHRLVTPSYTGLGERAHLAHPAINLDTHIEDMLNVIKYEDLRDIVLIGHSYGGMVASGVADRARDKVRQLIYVDAFVPGDGQSLLDLNQVAVLRMQELVKSGGWRVPPNPTPSDTSPADVEWLSTRRVDMPIKCFETRLKLTGGPLTLPRSYIYATRITPADTFGPFARMTKGDPAWSYYEIDASHSPNVTAPEALMGLLQKIVA encoded by the coding sequence ATGAGCGCACCTCCTTCGAAAACCTTTCTCGTCTGTCACGGCGCGTGGTCCGCGGGCTGGGCCTGGAAGAAGATGCACCCGCTGATGCAGGCGGCCGGGCATCGGCTGGTCACCCCGAGCTACACGGGCCTCGGCGAGCGCGCGCATCTGGCCCATCCGGCAATCAACCTCGATACGCATATCGAGGACATGCTGAACGTCATCAAGTATGAAGACTTGCGCGACATCGTGCTGATTGGCCACAGCTATGGCGGCATGGTCGCCAGCGGCGTGGCCGACCGCGCCCGCGACAAGGTCAGGCAACTCATCTATGTCGACGCCTTCGTGCCCGGCGACGGCCAGTCGCTGCTGGATCTGAACCAGGTGGCAGTGTTGCGGATGCAGGAGCTGGTAAAGTCCGGCGGCTGGCGCGTGCCGCCGAACCCGACGCCATCGGATACGTCGCCTGCAGATGTCGAATGGCTCTCCACGCGCCGCGTCGACATGCCGATCAAATGTTTCGAAACCAGGCTCAAGCTAACGGGCGGACCGTTGACCCTCCCACGCAGCTACATCTACGCCACGCGCATCACGCCTGCCGATACGTTCGGACCGTTCGCCAGGATGACGAAGGGCGATCCCGCCTGGAGCTATTACGAGATCGACGCCAGCCACTCGCCGAATGTCACCGCGCCGGAGGCGCTGATGGGTTTGCTGCAGAAGATTGTCGCGTAG
- a CDS encoding PAS domain S-box protein, with translation MNIPAGLGEALLHSASDAIIATDREGRITFWNPGAERIFGFTAGEALGQSLDLIIPENLRARHWSGFRHTIATGTSRYGHGDLLSVPGLTREGVRISVEFTIVLLRNGAQETTGTVAVMRDVTKRFAEMRELKRRLAGTGAQS, from the coding sequence ATGAACATTCCTGCCGGTCTTGGTGAAGCCCTGCTGCACAGCGCCTCCGACGCGATCATCGCGACCGATCGCGAAGGCCGCATCACATTCTGGAATCCCGGTGCGGAGCGGATCTTCGGCTTCACGGCCGGGGAGGCTCTCGGCCAGTCGCTCGACCTGATCATTCCCGAAAACCTGCGAGCGCGGCACTGGAGCGGCTTTCGCCACACGATCGCGACGGGAACCAGCCGCTATGGCCACGGCGACCTGCTGTCGGTACCCGGCCTGACCAGGGAGGGCGTGCGGATTTCGGTCGAGTTCACCATCGTGCTGCTGCGAAATGGGGCGCAGGAGACCACGGGCACCGTGGCCGTCATGCGCGACGTGACGAAGCGCTTTGCGGAAATGAGGGAATTGAAGCGGCGGCTCGCCGGGACCGGCGCGCAGTCCTGA